The sequence below is a genomic window from Lelliottia sp. JS-SCA-14.
ACGAACCGGACGAACTTCAACTGGAACCTGATAAGTAGAACCACCAACGCGGCGGGACTTAACTTCTACAGTTGGGCGAACGTTGTCGAGAGCGACTTCGAAAGCTTCCAGTTCATTTTTACCAGAACGCTGAGCCAGGGTCTCCAGCGCGCTGTATACGATTGCTTCTGCAGTAGATTTTTTACCATCTACCATCAGGATATTTACAAATTTTGCCAGCAGTTCTGATCCGAACTTAGGATCTGGAAGGATTTTACGCTGACCAATGACGCGACGACGTGGCATGGGAATACTCCGTTGTTAATTCAGGATTGTCCAAAACTCAAAGAGTTTAGTTTGACATTAAGATAAATCAGTTTGGCCTTACTTAACGGAGAACCATTAAGCCTTAGGACGCTTCACGCCATACTTGGAGCGAGCTTGCTTACGGTCTTTAACGCCGGAGCAGTCGAGCGCACCACGAACGGTGTGATAACGAACACCCGGAAGGTCTTTTACACGACCGCCACGGATCAGGATCACGGAGTGTTCCTGCAGGTTGTGACCTTCACCACCGATGTAGGAAGTCACTTCAAAACCGTTGGTCAAACGCACACGACATACTTTACGCAGTGCGGAGTTTGGTTTCTTAGGAGTGGTGGTATATACACGAGTACATACGCCACGTTTCTGCGGGCAGGCTTCCAGCGCAGGCACGTTGCTTTTTGCAACTTTGCGAGCGCGTGGTTTGCGTACCAGCTGGTTAACTGTTGCCATTAAATAGCTCCTGGTTTTAGCTTTTGCTTCGTAAACACGTAATAAATCGCCTCATACAATATGAGGACGCGAAATTTTAGGGCCACGCCGAAAAGGTGTCAAGAAATATACAGCGATCTCGCCTCACCAACTCATTTGAGTGGCGTGTTTCACCGTCAGATTGACGAAATCAGTATAGCTAACCGCGCCGATTTTGGCTGAAATTTGACCAACAAGGCCACGGGCAGCAATGTCTTCCTTTAGCGCAGAGACAGTAATGGGGGCATTGTTGAGAATTTCAACAAAGCGGCTGCCCTCAATTGCGGCCAGAACACCGTCCTGGATCAGCAACAGATCGTCGCCTTCACCCAGCATTCTCAGCAACCCTTCGATGTCGCACTGCCACGGGGAGTGGCGCAAGGTATGGAGCATGACGGCCTCAGAAAGTCAGAACAGTTTGATAATGGGAGAGTTGTTCGCGTAACGCTTGTGGGGAAATGACGGTGGCGTCCAGCACCATGGCGCTGTTTTCATCCAGCCCGCGCTCTTTTAAAGAGGCCGCACAAACCCAGAATGTCTCGATGTCGTAAAGCGGTAAAACTTTAAAGGTCGCAATATAGTCTCGTGCCAGAATCTGCTGCGGGTGTTGCCCGGCCAGAATCTGGAAGACGCCATCACCGATAAAGAACACGCCGATATCTTCCGTCAGCGACGAGGTTGCCAAAAGCGCATCCAGCCCTTCCCTGCCCGCCGCGCTGCCGTGAGGGGCGGAGGTAAATACAAATGCAATGCGGTTCATCAGAATTGCACCATCCGATCGCAGGTCAGTGCCGCTTGCGCCAGCGCGCCTAACCCACTCAGAGAAAATCCAGGCTGGAGGTTCGCCGCCGCAAGACCGAGACGCTCAGCTTCAGCGTTATCCGTCACGCCGCGACGCAAGGCCGCCGCTACGCAGATGTGCAGTTCGACGCCCTGCTGCTCGTTAAGATTCTGCCAAGCGCGCACCAGATCAAACTCATCCGATGCCGGTGAAGTCAACTGATTCGCGTTGTAGACCCCTTCGCGATAGAAAAAAACGCTCTCCAGCTGATGCCCGGCAGCCAACAACGCCTCAGCGAATTGCAAAGCGCTACTGGCCTGCTGAGTACCGTAAGCCGGCCCCGTCACCATGATGGCAAAACGCATTACTTCTCTTGTCCCAGAAAATCACCGCTTTTGAACTGGCGGATGTAGAGATAAACCGTGTGCTTGGAGATGTTCAGGCGATCGGCTACCTGGTTAATCGCATCCTTAATATCGAAAATACCTTTCTCATAGAGGTTCAGCACGATCTGGCGGTTCTTGGCGTTGTTCGATACGTTGCGATCGGCATTCACCTCTTCGATGGTGAACTCCAGCGTCTGAGTGACGAGGTCTTCCACCGAGGAAGCAAAGTTCACCGACGAGTTCACTTCCGGCGTTTCAGGCGGAACAAAGGTGCTCATGATTTGAGAGAAGGGCACATCAAGGTTGATGTTGATACACAGCAGCCCGATGACGCGGTGATCGCGGTTACGGATGGCGATCGTTTCTGACTTCATCAGAACGCCGCTTTTGGCACGAGTAAAATAGCATTTGGAGACGCTGCTGTCCGCGCCGGTCATGTCGTGCAGCATACGCAGTGCAAGGTCGGTAATTGGCGATCCAATTTTACGGCCAGTGTGCTCACCATTAGCAATGCGGATGGCGGAACATTTCAGATCTTGCAGGGAGTGCAATACGATTTCGCAGTGGGAGCCAATGAGCATCGCTAACCCGTCCACCACCGCTTCGTAGGATTTGAGAATATCGAAGTCGGTCTGGTCGAAAGGACGTTGATCCAGCAAATCGAGTTCACTGGTTTCGTTGGTTAAAAGCGACCTGGACATGAAAAAAACACTCCTTTTCAGGAGCCTGTCATTAGGTTGTCAGGGCAGGCTCATATTTACACGGACAACTAAATTAATACAGCGTAGGTAACGCTTTCCAGTGTTAATTATATCTGCCCCACAATAAAAAAACCGCCGCCTTAAAGGCGGCG
It includes:
- the rpsG gene encoding 30S ribosomal protein S7: MPRRRVIGQRKILPDPKFGSELLAKFVNILMVDGKKSTAEAIVYSALETLAQRSGKNELEAFEVALDNVRPTVEVKSRRVGGSTYQVPVEVRPVRRNALAMRWIVEAARKRGDKSMALRLANELSDAADNKGTAVKKREDVHRMAEANKAFAHYRW
- the rpsL gene encoding 30S ribosomal protein S12, which gives rise to MATVNQLVRKPRARKVAKSNVPALEACPQKRGVCTRVYTTTPKKPNSALRKVCRVRLTNGFEVTSYIGGEGHNLQEHSVILIRGGRVKDLPGVRYHTVRGALDCSGVKDRKQARSKYGVKRPKA
- the tusB gene encoding sulfurtransferase complex subunit TusB, with protein sequence MLHTLRHSPWQCDIEGLLRMLGEGDDLLLIQDGVLAAIEGSRFVEILNNAPITVSALKEDIAARGLVGQISAKIGAVSYTDFVNLTVKHATQMSW
- the tusC gene encoding sulfurtransferase complex subunit TusC, whose protein sequence is MNRIAFVFTSAPHGSAAGREGLDALLATSSLTEDIGVFFIGDGVFQILAGQHPQQILARDYIATFKVLPLYDIETFWVCAASLKERGLDENSAMVLDATVISPQALREQLSHYQTVLTF
- the tusD gene encoding sulfurtransferase complex subunit TusD, yielding MRFAIMVTGPAYGTQQASSALQFAEALLAAGHQLESVFFYREGVYNANQLTSPASDEFDLVRAWQNLNEQQGVELHICVAAALRRGVTDNAEAERLGLAAANLQPGFSLSGLGALAQAALTCDRMVQF
- a CDS encoding helix-turn-helix transcriptional regulator — protein: MSRSLLTNETSELDLLDQRPFDQTDFDILKSYEAVVDGLAMLIGSHCEIVLHSLQDLKCSAIRIANGEHTGRKIGSPITDLALRMLHDMTGADSSVSKCYFTRAKSGVLMKSETIAIRNRDHRVIGLLCININLDVPFSQIMSTFVPPETPEVNSSVNFASSVEDLVTQTLEFTIEEVNADRNVSNNAKNRQIVLNLYEKGIFDIKDAINQVADRLNISKHTVYLYIRQFKSGDFLGQEK